The Argopecten irradians isolate NY chromosome 4, Ai_NY, whole genome shotgun sequence genome has a window encoding:
- the LOC138321581 gene encoding uncharacterized protein isoform X2, translated as MVVYNNALMTVTGVREIHSPIYFCTNRWHPSFFDVNDTIYAAARTRLYIAQEYIRLSVCNGVPFETIIFYIKNILDGSRPTVMPGSRRNPPIRRNNPQIDATTPLVGSTTPTIRSTTRLIGSAIPPIAATIPRICSNIPQVGTAIHQIGTAIPSIGSTFPPICSTLPSIGSNIPLIAFTIPPISFIIRLYYPINTPYYSINTPYFPTNTLNFFTNTLYYSTNTLYYSTNTLYHSTNRLYYSTNNTLYYFTYTLYYSTNTIYYSTNTIYNSTYTIYYSTNTLYYFTNTIYYSTYTIYYSTITIYHSTNTLYYFTNTLYYLANRLDYSTNCLYYPNNRRYFSTNRICYSTNILFNPTICSTLRLYNSTGRLHYSALLFYQ; from the coding sequence GACACCATCTACGCTGCTGCCCGAACCCGCTTGTACATCGCCCAGGAGTATATTCGGTTATCAGTATGTAACGGAGTACCATTCGAAACTATCATTTTTTACATAAAGAATATTTTGGATGGTAGTAGGCCTACAGTTATGCCAGGATCACGTCGCAATCCACCTATACGTCGTAACAACCCTCAAATAGACGCTACTACTCCACTAGTAGGCTCTACTACTCCAACAATACGCTCTACTACTCGACTAATTGGCTCTGCCATTCCACCAATAGCCGCTACCATTCCACGTATATGCTCTAATATTCCACAAGTTGGAACTGCTATTCATCAAATAGGTACTGCTATTCCGTCAATAGGGTCTACTTTTCCACCAATATGCTCTACTTTGCCATCAATAGGCTCTAATATTCCACTTATAGCATTTACTATTCCACCAATAAGCTTTATTATTCGGCTCTACTATCCCATCAATACGCCCTACTATTCCATCAATACGCCCTACTTTCCCACCAATACGCTCAACTTCTTCACCAATACGCTTTACTATTCCACTAATACACTCTACTACTCCACCAATACGCTCTACCATTCCACCAATAGGCTCTACTACTCCACCAATAATACGCTATACTACTTTACCTATACGCTTTACTATTCCACTAATACGATCTACTATTCCACTAATACGATCTACAATTCCACTTATACGATCTACTATTCCACTAATACGCTTTACTATTTCACTAATACGATCTACTATTCCACTTATACGATCTACTATTCCACTATTACGATCTACCATTCCACCAATACGCTTTACTATTTCACCAATACGCTCTACTATCTTGCCAATAGACTCGACTATTCCACCAACTGTCTCTACTATCCCAACAATAGACGCTACTTTTCCACCAATAGAATATGTTATTCCACCAATATCCTCTTCAATCCTACAATATGCTCTACTCTTCGGCTCTACAATTCCACTGGTAGACTTCACTATTCGGCGCTATTATTCTACCAATAG